A genomic region of Vibrio sp. 10N contains the following coding sequences:
- a CDS encoding homogentisate 1,2-dioxygenase, with amino-acid sequence MRKWPTFPHREGTYSKQAHADFPDEAIYEREAGREGFFGPASHFHHQHAPTGWSEWEGELKPRAFNLNHVESAQQSSPWSAPSILENRECKVRVWKLAEKMSGLARNGDGDELLFIHQGSADLYCDYGHLKVEEGDYVLIPRSTNWRLEPKEPMFILMIENTGSAYALPEKGIVGQHAVFDPAVLEAPAINERFKAQYSEEQTTVSLKRGNKVNTITYPFNPLDAIGWHGDLSVLKLNWRDIRPLMSHRYHLPPSAHTTFVGNGFVVCTFVPRPIESDPGALKVPFYHNNDDYDEVLFYHAGDFFSRDNIEAGMMTFHPAGFTHGPHPKAFKAGLEAKKTFTDEVAVMIDTRNALEHSVEAEAVENREYVYSWKAGN; translated from the coding sequence ATGCGTAAATGGCCAACGTTCCCTCACCGAGAGGGAACCTATTCGAAGCAGGCTCATGCCGACTTTCCTGACGAGGCGATTTATGAGCGAGAAGCTGGGCGAGAAGGATTCTTCGGTCCTGCGAGTCACTTTCACCACCAGCATGCCCCAACCGGTTGGTCTGAGTGGGAAGGTGAGCTCAAGCCACGTGCGTTTAACCTCAACCATGTTGAGTCGGCTCAACAATCGTCGCCCTGGTCGGCACCGAGCATATTAGAAAATCGCGAATGTAAAGTACGAGTATGGAAGCTAGCAGAAAAGATGTCAGGACTTGCTCGCAACGGTGACGGTGATGAACTGCTGTTTATTCACCAAGGCAGCGCTGATCTCTATTGTGACTATGGCCATCTTAAAGTTGAAGAAGGCGACTATGTGCTGATCCCTCGCTCAACCAACTGGCGACTAGAACCTAAAGAACCGATGTTCATCTTAATGATTGAAAACACCGGCTCAGCCTACGCGCTTCCAGAGAAAGGCATCGTAGGCCAACACGCCGTATTTGACCCAGCAGTACTAGAAGCGCCTGCGATTAATGAGCGTTTTAAAGCACAATACAGTGAAGAGCAAACCACGGTTTCACTCAAACGCGGCAACAAAGTCAACACCATTACTTATCCGTTTAACCCGCTGGATGCGATTGGCTGGCACGGCGACTTATCGGTACTCAAGCTCAACTGGCGAGATATCAGACCGCTGATGTCTCATCGTTATCACCTACCACCGTCAGCGCATACCACGTTTGTCGGTAACGGATTTGTCGTCTGTACCTTTGTACCAAGGCCCATTGAGAGCGATCCCGGTGCACTGAAAGTTCCTTTCTACCACAACAATGATGACTACGATGAAGTGCTGTTTTACCACGCAGGTGACTTCTTCAGTCGAGATAACATCGAAGCCGGCATGATGACGTTCCACCCCGCAGGGTTCACTCACGGCCCTCACCCTAAAGCGTTCAAAGCCGGACTAGAAGCTAAGAAAACCTTTACCGATGAAGTCGCGGTAATGATAGATACGCGCAATGCGCTCGAACACAGCGTCGAAGCCGAGGCGGTGGAAAACCGCGAATACGTCTACAGCTGGAAAGCAGGGAATTGA